A genome region from Corallococcus exiguus includes the following:
- a CDS encoding O-methyltransferase, with protein MSQEQWTEVDRYITDHMVAPDAALDAALEASAKAGLPAINVAPNQGKLLMLLARMHGAKRILEVGTLGGYSTLWLARALPPEGRIITLEAVPKHAEVARENIARAGLSDVVEVRLGNAVDTLAQLEKEGQAPFDLTFIDADKVRTAEYFAWALKLSRKGSVILTDNVVRKGGVVDADSTDANIQGMRRFYEAVAAEARVSATAVQTVGSKGYDGFSLALVTG; from the coding sequence ATGAGCCAGGAACAGTGGACCGAGGTCGACCGCTACATCACCGACCACATGGTGGCGCCGGACGCCGCGCTGGACGCGGCACTGGAGGCGAGCGCGAAGGCGGGGCTGCCCGCCATCAACGTGGCGCCGAACCAGGGCAAGTTGCTGATGCTCCTGGCCCGGATGCACGGGGCGAAGCGCATCCTGGAGGTGGGCACGCTGGGCGGCTACAGCACGCTGTGGCTGGCGCGGGCGCTGCCTCCAGAAGGCCGCATCATCACGCTGGAGGCGGTGCCCAAGCACGCGGAGGTGGCCCGGGAGAACATCGCCCGCGCGGGCCTGTCCGACGTGGTGGAGGTGCGGCTGGGCAACGCGGTGGACACGCTCGCCCAGTTGGAGAAGGAGGGCCAGGCGCCGTTCGATCTGACCTTCATCGACGCGGACAAGGTGCGCACGGCGGAGTACTTCGCGTGGGCGCTCAAGCTGTCGCGCAAGGGCAGCGTCATCCTCACGGACAACGTCGTGCGCAAGGGTGGCGTCGTGGACGCGGACAGCACGGACGCGAACATCCAGGGCATGCGCCGCTTCTACGAGGCCGTGGCCGCGGAAGCCCGGGTGAGCGCCACCGCCGTGCAGACGGTGGGCAGCAAGGGCTACGACGGCTTCTCTCTCGCGCTCGTCACGGGGTAG
- a CDS encoding S8 family serine peptidase, which yields MEINRKSPASIAPTTNTATSRAQAPKAKPLTVRDGFDSQGARPSNFVDRPTGRPSTPGASVPASAFAFGGGNVAVKPGANKIADTKPVDPSQPKPKLTGEPVIAVIDGGVDYKHTDLDDAMWTNPGEIDGDGIDNDGNGIADDIHGFNVGTGKGDPFKGEGTDHGTHVAGIIAAEDNGEGNTGIAAGKAKILSVGGLYDGADLLTNFERSVDYLVKMKTEHGVNIRAANASFGDSYRDAASQKRWEAAIQKLADADILLLAATANGNGSNMNNVPDMPANVDLPNVLTVASMDRNNDKLARFSSHGDKVVDLAAVGEDVLSTVPGNDWEEMSGTSMATPTVAATAARMFAENPDLTAVQVRDLILKTVEQDPDLKGKVITGGKLDIQAAIDAAKATLEPKPETQAVASR from the coding sequence ATGGAAATCAACCGCAAGTCGCCCGCCTCCATCGCCCCCACCACCAACACGGCCACCTCGCGCGCCCAGGCGCCCAAGGCGAAGCCCCTGACGGTGCGTGACGGCTTCGACTCCCAGGGTGCGCGTCCCTCCAACTTCGTGGACCGCCCGACGGGCCGTCCCTCGACCCCGGGCGCCAGCGTGCCGGCGTCGGCCTTCGCCTTCGGTGGCGGCAACGTCGCGGTGAAGCCGGGCGCGAACAAGATCGCCGACACGAAGCCGGTGGATCCGTCTCAGCCCAAGCCCAAGCTCACGGGCGAGCCGGTCATCGCGGTCATCGACGGTGGCGTGGACTACAAGCACACCGACCTGGACGACGCGATGTGGACGAACCCCGGTGAAATCGACGGGGACGGCATCGACAACGACGGCAACGGCATCGCGGACGACATCCACGGCTTCAATGTGGGCACCGGCAAGGGCGACCCGTTCAAGGGCGAGGGCACGGACCACGGCACGCACGTGGCGGGCATCATCGCCGCCGAGGACAACGGCGAGGGCAACACCGGCATCGCCGCGGGCAAGGCGAAGATTCTCAGCGTGGGCGGCCTGTACGACGGCGCGGACCTGCTCACCAACTTCGAGCGCTCGGTGGACTACCTGGTGAAGATGAAGACCGAGCACGGCGTGAACATCCGCGCCGCGAACGCGAGCTTCGGTGACTCCTACCGCGACGCCGCGTCCCAGAAGCGCTGGGAGGCCGCCATCCAGAAGCTGGCGGACGCGGACATCCTGCTGCTCGCGGCCACGGCCAACGGCAACGGCAGCAACATGAACAACGTGCCGGACATGCCGGCCAACGTGGACCTGCCCAACGTCCTCACCGTGGCGTCCATGGACCGCAACAACGACAAGCTGGCCCGCTTCTCGTCGCACGGCGACAAGGTGGTGGACCTGGCCGCCGTGGGCGAGGACGTGCTCAGCACCGTGCCCGGCAACGACTGGGAGGAGATGAGCGGCACCTCCATGGCCACCCCCACCGTGGCCGCCACCGCCGCGCGCATGTTCGCGGAGAACCCGGACCTGACGGCCGTGCAGGTGCGCGACCTCATCCTCAAGACGGTGGAGCAGGACCCGGACCTCAAGGGCAAGGTCATCACCGGCGGCAAGCTGGACATCCAGGCCGCCATCGACGCCGCCAAGGCCACCCTGGAGCCGAAGCCGGAGACGCAGGCCGTCGCCTCGCGCTGA
- a CDS encoding toxin-antitoxin system YwqK family antitoxin, protein MRAPSVMRLLVLSVPLFSAPAWAIEHCSFQGKPINLDNGNTTKNLTGTVRCVDEDTKKETHTVAFKNGKKDGWEVRRWSDGRAVEQEYKADKRQGGFKRYEDGRLVETAQYADDNQRGEEVRYHPNGKVSRRMDRQPEDAKSTYEDYDETGRLTKAGCGLQSSWEAGLKDCVWKGPSPLVFFHPNGQKRSVIQMKNGRREGVTEIFDKDGQRTATNAYSSGVLDGVSTRYADGKALTSTTWAKGEREGDETEFFKDGGKKQVVTWKSRQQVKRVEYFQNGERKHELVVTGDRAVESYFEDDGSLRERRNLVKGEWHNGFDPDGVTESFLPDGGTERREHYVKGKAEGRRQVWAENGTLIEDSQWTKDRVTERKRWNPDGGLVEDEAFYEDGSRKKK, encoded by the coding sequence ATGCGCGCGCCGTCCGTGATGCGTCTTCTCGTGCTGTCCGTGCCCCTGTTCTCCGCGCCCGCGTGGGCCATCGAGCACTGCTCGTTCCAGGGCAAGCCCATCAACCTGGACAACGGCAACACCACCAAGAACCTCACCGGCACCGTGCGCTGCGTGGACGAGGACACGAAGAAGGAGACGCACACCGTCGCGTTCAAGAACGGCAAGAAGGACGGCTGGGAGGTCCGCCGCTGGTCCGACGGCCGCGCCGTGGAGCAGGAGTACAAGGCCGACAAGCGCCAGGGCGGCTTCAAGCGCTACGAGGACGGCCGGCTGGTGGAGACCGCGCAGTACGCGGACGACAACCAGCGAGGCGAGGAGGTGCGCTACCACCCCAACGGCAAGGTGTCCCGGCGCATGGACCGGCAGCCGGAGGACGCGAAGAGCACCTACGAGGACTATGACGAGACCGGGCGGCTCACCAAGGCGGGCTGCGGCCTCCAGTCCTCATGGGAGGCGGGCCTGAAGGACTGCGTCTGGAAGGGGCCCTCCCCGCTCGTGTTCTTCCATCCGAACGGACAGAAGCGCTCCGTCATCCAGATGAAGAATGGACGACGCGAAGGCGTGACGGAGATCTTCGACAAGGACGGGCAGCGCACCGCGACCAACGCGTACTCCTCGGGCGTGCTCGACGGCGTGAGTACGCGGTACGCCGACGGGAAGGCCCTCACCTCCACGACCTGGGCCAAGGGCGAGCGGGAGGGCGACGAGACGGAGTTCTTCAAGGACGGCGGCAAGAAGCAGGTTGTCACCTGGAAGAGCCGCCAGCAGGTGAAGCGCGTGGAGTACTTCCAGAACGGCGAGCGCAAGCATGAGCTCGTCGTGACCGGAGACCGCGCGGTGGAGTCCTACTTCGAGGACGACGGCTCGCTGCGCGAGCGGCGGAATCTGGTCAAGGGTGAATGGCACAATGGCTTCGACCCCGACGGCGTGACGGAGAGCTTCCTCCCGGACGGCGGCACGGAGCGCCGCGAGCACTATGTGAAGGGCAAGGCGGAAGGCCGCCGCCAGGTGTGGGCGGAGAACGGCACCCTCATCGAGGACTCGCAGTGGACGAAGGACCGCGTCACCGAGCGCAAGCGCTGGAACCCCGACGGCGGGCTCGTGGAGGACGAGGCCTTCTACGAGGACGGCTCGCGCAAGAAGAAGTAG
- a CDS encoding TetR/AcrR family transcriptional regulator yields MTQKTEQKQKSHDAILASAATLLLERGIQASSIMDVMKGAGLTVGGFYGHFDSKEHLFTETLRATARTTWNALLRKAKEDAPEAPALKVLVRYLSRKHRDGVTPTCPLPSITSEVSRAGEPYRGALEAELQEFVQSYAELLPAGARRREKALTAIALMYGALSLARAVRGTKLGDEFLDAARKLGAELLTKEGA; encoded by the coding sequence ATGACGCAGAAGACGGAGCAGAAGCAGAAGTCGCATGACGCCATCCTCGCGTCCGCCGCCACGCTGCTGCTGGAGCGAGGCATCCAGGCCAGCTCCATCATGGACGTGATGAAGGGGGCGGGGCTCACCGTGGGCGGCTTCTACGGTCACTTCGACTCGAAAGAGCACCTCTTCACGGAGACCCTCCGGGCGACCGCTCGCACGACGTGGAACGCGCTCCTGCGCAAGGCGAAGGAGGACGCGCCGGAAGCGCCCGCGCTCAAGGTGTTGGTGCGCTACCTGTCGCGCAAGCACCGCGACGGCGTCACGCCCACCTGCCCGCTGCCCAGCATCACCTCGGAGGTGTCGCGCGCGGGGGAGCCCTACCGGGGCGCGCTGGAGGCGGAGCTGCAGGAGTTCGTCCAGTCGTACGCGGAGCTGCTGCCCGCCGGGGCGCGGCGCCGGGAGAAGGCGCTGACCGCCATCGCGCTCATGTACGGCGCGCTGTCACTGGCGCGCGCCGTGCGCGGCACGAAGCTGGGGGACGAGTTCCTGGACGCGGCCAGGAAGCTGGGCGCGGAGCTGCTGACGAAAGAGGGGGCCTGA